Proteins co-encoded in one Kiritimatiellia bacterium genomic window:
- a CDS encoding YihY family inner membrane protein yields MKLPWNRERLRVAASSLGLVLREAGQSFSANRDMAGAATLAYYGFLALMPLLLLVIYLLGLFLQSSEAVLASVEDLATRLFPSFNRALLVDLLAVARGRAWGLISLVLLVWSLMPFAGAIRAAVRRIFRATRRASFLRSKLLDLAAVLALLLLFLLMAGGKVYASLGPVRLIARAGAALAWGRAAAATVLAVGVLAFFYRVFAPGRIRLAHLLAGALAAAALLAVVRPVFGLILKFNPNYGYAFGSLKAIFLLLVWAYYTFAVLLFGAEVIAMAQRRDALLLRRLFAGGPDARTSQALLGRFVREAAGGEVLFREGEPGTEMFYVLEGAVRLTRSGRELRAMGKGDYFGEMSMLLGASRTATATAIGPDTRLAVISQNNFEIILGENPAIVFDLLKEMARRLEQTNRKLEAGPPRG; encoded by the coding sequence GTGAAACTTCCATGGAACCGGGAGCGGCTGCGCGTGGCGGCTTCCTCCCTGGGCCTCGTCCTCCGCGAGGCCGGGCAGTCCTTCTCCGCCAACCGCGACATGGCCGGCGCCGCGACGCTGGCCTACTACGGGTTCCTGGCCCTGATGCCCCTGCTGCTGCTCGTGATCTACCTGCTCGGCCTGTTCCTTCAATCCTCGGAGGCGGTCCTCGCGAGCGTTGAGGACCTGGCCACGCGCCTTTTCCCGTCGTTCAACCGGGCGCTGCTGGTGGATCTCCTGGCCGTGGCCCGCGGCCGCGCCTGGGGCCTGATCAGTCTCGTCCTGCTGGTCTGGTCGCTGATGCCGTTCGCCGGCGCGATCCGCGCCGCCGTGCGGCGCATCTTCCGGGCGACGCGGCGCGCGTCGTTCCTTCGGAGCAAGCTGTTGGACCTGGCCGCCGTCCTGGCGCTGCTCCTGCTGTTCCTGCTGATGGCGGGCGGAAAGGTGTACGCGTCGCTGGGGCCGGTACGGTTGATCGCGAGGGCGGGCGCGGCACTGGCCTGGGGCCGCGCCGCCGCGGCGACGGTATTGGCGGTCGGTGTGCTGGCCTTCTTCTACCGCGTGTTCGCGCCGGGCAGGATCCGGCTGGCCCACCTGCTGGCCGGGGCGCTCGCCGCCGCGGCGCTCCTGGCCGTCGTGCGCCCGGTCTTCGGCCTGATCCTGAAGTTCAACCCGAACTACGGCTATGCCTTCGGCTCGCTGAAGGCGATCTTCCTGCTCCTGGTCTGGGCCTACTACACGTTCGCCGTCCTGCTCTTCGGCGCGGAGGTGATCGCCATGGCCCAGCGGCGCGATGCCCTGCTGCTGCGCCGGCTCTTCGCCGGCGGGCCGGACGCGCGAACCTCGCAGGCGCTGCTGGGCCGGTTCGTGCGCGAGGCCGCGGGCGGCGAGGTGCTGTTCCGCGAGGGCGAACCCGGAACGGAAATGTTCTACGTGCTCGAAGGGGCCGTCCGGCTGACGCGGTCCGGCCGGGAACTGCGGGCGATGGGGAAAGGCGACTACTTCGGCGAGATGTCCATGCTGCTGGGCGCGTCGCGAACCGCCACGGCGACCGCGATCGGGCCCGACACCCGGCTGGCCGTCATTTCGCAGAACAACTTCGAGATCATCCTCGGCGAGAATCCGGCCATCGTGTTCGACCTGCTCAAGGAGATGGCCCGGCGGCTGGAGCAGACGAACCGGAAGCTGGAAGCCGGGCCGCCTCGAGGTTGA